In Staphylococcus saccharolyticus, one genomic interval encodes:
- the fabZ gene encoding 3-hydroxyacyl-ACP dehydratase FabZ, producing the protein METIFDYNQIKQIIPHRQPFLLIDKIVEYEEGKRCVGLKQVSGNEPFFQGHFPDYAVMPGVLITEALAQTGAVAMLNNEENKDKIALFAGIDKCRFKKQVTPGDTLMLEVEITKIKGPIGKGTAKATIDGQIACSCELTFAIQDA; encoded by the coding sequence ATGGAAACAATTTTTGACTACAATCAGATTAAACAAATTATCCCTCATAGACAACCTTTTTTATTGATTGATAAAATAGTGGAATACGAAGAAGGAAAGCGCTGTGTTGGATTAAAACAAGTTTCAGGTAATGAACCATTCTTTCAAGGTCATTTTCCTGATTATGCAGTTATGCCAGGTGTCTTAATTACAGAAGCCTTAGCTCAAACTGGCGCTGTGGCAATGTTAAATAATGAAGAGAATAAAGATAAAATTGCATTGTTTGCTGGGATTGACAAATGTCGTTTTAAAAAACAAGTCACACCTGGAGACACTTTAATGCTTGAGGTCGAAATCACTAAGATAAAAGGACCAATTGGTAAAGGAACAGCCAAAGCAACCATTGATGGTCAAATAGCTTGTAGTTGTGAGCTTACTTTTGCAATTCAAGATGCGTAG
- a CDS encoding YwpF-like family protein, producing MKTFKAVRFQIVNDHGGVSEYAIEDGVIINKESSGTGWLLEIVISNEHYETFKNYMDQEKLLDIRVVITRTANDPALFDATVKNVNTFKYTMSVVFECHIYTLRQVYAEILLEELVDDGLTGDELKKTFNRMMQSKPKLKDEQFER from the coding sequence ATGAAAACGTTCAAAGCGGTACGATTTCAGATTGTAAATGACCATGGTGGTGTGTCTGAATATGCAATCGAGGATGGTGTTATCATAAATAAAGAAAGCAGTGGCACTGGCTGGCTGTTGGAAATAGTCATTTCAAATGAACATTATGAAACATTTAAAAATTATATGGACCAAGAAAAGCTTTTAGATATTAGAGTAGTTATTACAAGAACTGCAAATGATCCTGCTTTATTTGATGCAACTGTTAAAAACGTTAATACATTTAAATATACTATGTCAGTCGTCTTTGAATGCCATATTTATACCCTTAGACAAGTTTATGCGGAAATCTTATTAGAAGAGTTAGTAGATGATGGATTAACTGGAGATGAACTTAAAAAAACGTTTAATCGAATGATGCAATCGAAACCAAAATTGAAAGATGAACAATTTGAAAGATGA
- the thiM gene encoding hydroxyethylthiazole kinase: MNKLEQIRIDNPLIICYTNDVVKNFTANGLLSLGASPAMSEAPEEAEEFTKVANALLINIGTLTHENEEDILKIVKIANQQRTPIVFDPVAVGASTYRKKFCQKFLAEVDVTVIKGNASEILTLVDSQTTMKGTDSDNSLDSVEIAKKASDILNTAVVITGKDDVIAQNHQMIKLSNGSPLLAKITGAGCLLGGIVASFLFKNTNPSIDDLIEAVSVYNIAAELAEKASYVHGPGSFLPELLDQLYQLEDVTYEKYLKKEEV; this comes from the coding sequence ATGAATAAATTAGAACAAATACGTATAGACAATCCACTTATTATTTGTTACACCAATGACGTGGTAAAGAACTTTACAGCAAATGGCTTGCTAAGTTTGGGGGCTAGTCCAGCAATGAGTGAGGCTCCTGAAGAAGCTGAAGAGTTTACAAAAGTTGCTAACGCGTTATTAATTAATATAGGCACTCTTACTCATGAAAATGAAGAGGATATTTTAAAAATTGTTAAAATAGCCAATCAACAAAGGACGCCTATTGTTTTTGATCCGGTAGCAGTTGGTGCTTCAACATATCGTAAAAAGTTTTGCCAAAAATTTTTAGCCGAAGTAGATGTTACAGTAATTAAGGGTAACGCTTCTGAGATACTAACATTAGTGGATTCGCAAACAACTATGAAAGGAACGGATAGTGATAATTCTTTAGATTCAGTTGAAATTGCCAAAAAGGCTTCAGACATTCTAAATACAGCAGTCGTTATTACTGGCAAAGATGATGTCATAGCTCAAAATCATCAAATGATTAAATTATCAAATGGCTCTCCACTTTTGGCTAAGATAACTGGTGCAGGATGTTTATTAGGAGGTATCGTTGCAAGTTTTCTATTTAAAAATACGAATCCTTCGATAGATGATTTAATTGAAGCTGTAAGTGTATATAATATCGCAGCAGAACTGGCTGAAAAGGCATCGTATGTACATGGCCCAGGTTCATTTTTACCAGAATTATTAGATCAACTTTACCAATTAGAAGACGTAACTTATGAAAAATATTTAAAAAAAGAAGAGGTTTAA
- a CDS encoding single-stranded DNA-binding protein, which yields MLNKIVIVGRLTKDAQIYEKEESKVATFCVATERNYKDENNEISSDYLICKAFGKTATNIEKYTSQGTLVGITGQMRSRKYEKEGQTHFVTELYVETIKFMSPKMKNNDNPLDNQFNENAYQSVELEIMNI from the coding sequence ATGCTAAATAAAATCGTAATAGTTGGTAGACTAACTAAAGATGCACAAATTTATGAGAAGGAGGAAAGTAAAGTAGCGACATTTTGCGTCGCCACTGAAAGAAATTATAAAGATGAAAATAATGAAATATCAAGTGATTATTTAATATGTAAAGCTTTTGGTAAAACTGCCACTAACATTGAAAAGTACACATCTCAAGGCACACTCGTAGGTATAACTGGTCAAATGCGTTCTAGAAAATATGAAAAAGAAGGACAGACGCATTTTGTAACTGAATTATACGTGGAAACTATAAAATTTATGTCCCCTAAAATGAAAAACAACGACAACCCCCTTGATAATCAATTTAACGAAAACGCTTATCAGTCAGTCGAATTAGAAATTATGAATATTTAA
- a CDS encoding transglycosylase family protein: MKKTIIASSLAVGLGVVAGNAGHDAHASEATNVDKAELAQKAQTNDQSLNESPIQQGAYNINFDYNGYTYHFESDGSNWSWSYEGSGQSTPAHEDVSEQPTPSNNQASVQEVSSQQPSTQVSAPQTEQTQQPQTQSTTASSKASSGSSVNVNSHLQQIAQRESGGDIHAINPSSGAAGKYQFLQSTWDSVAPSEYKGQSPANAPESVQDAAAVKLYNSAGANQWVTA, translated from the coding sequence ATGAAAAAGACAATTATTGCATCATCACTAGCAGTAGGATTAGGCGTTGTAGCAGGAAACGCTGGTCACGACGCACACGCAAGTGAAGCAACAAATGTAGATAAAGCAGAATTAGCTCAAAAAGCACAAACAAATGATCAATCATTAAATGAAAGCCCTATTCAACAAGGTGCTTATAATATCAATTTTGACTATAACGGTTACACATACCACTTTGAATCAGATGGTTCAAACTGGAGTTGGAGTTATGAAGGTTCTGGTCAATCAACTCCAGCACATGAAGATGTAAGTGAACAACCAACACCTTCAAATAATCAAGCATCAGTGCAAGAAGTTAGTTCACAACAACCATCAACTCAAGTATCTGCTCCACAAACTGAGCAAACTCAACAACCCCAAACTCAATCAACTACTGCATCAAGCAAAGCTTCAAGTGGTTCATCTGTAAATGTTAACTCACATTTACAACAAATTGCTCAACGTGAATCAGGTGGCGACATTCATGCAATTAATCCATCTTCAGGTGCAGCAGGTAAATATCAATTCTTACAATCTACATGGGATTCAGTAGCTCCAAGTGAATATAAAGGTCAATCACCAGCTAACGCTCCAGAAAGCGTTCAAGATGCTGCTGCAGTTAAGTTATATAACTCAGCGGGTGCTAACCAATGGGTTACTGCTTAA
- the thiE gene encoding thiamine phosphate synthase, with protein sequence MAFNPEQLAVYFICGTQDIPENKCIEQVLKEALEAGITLYQFREKGPSSLKGKAKKELALKLKQLCKGYHVPMIVNDDVALAKEINADGIHVGQDDEEVKQFASQFENKIIGLSVSNIEEYLNSDLSQVTYIGVGPMYVTASKEDASAPVGLSMITQLRERVKDFPIVAIGGINESNVATIAKANTDGVAIISAITRSSNIDKTVKLFLSYFN encoded by the coding sequence ATGGCTTTTAATCCTGAACAATTAGCGGTGTATTTTATTTGTGGAACACAAGATATTCCGGAAAACAAGTGTATAGAACAAGTCTTAAAAGAAGCATTAGAAGCTGGCATCACATTGTATCAATTTCGAGAGAAGGGACCATCTTCATTAAAAGGTAAAGCGAAAAAAGAACTTGCGTTAAAATTAAAGCAACTATGTAAAGGTTATCATGTCCCTATGATTGTTAATGATGATGTTGCATTGGCTAAAGAGATTAATGCAGATGGCATACATGTTGGCCAAGATGATGAAGAAGTGAAGCAATTTGCAAGTCAGTTTGAAAATAAAATTATTGGCTTAAGTGTAAGTAACATAGAAGAATATTTAAATTCAGATTTATCACAAGTTACTTATATAGGTGTGGGACCAATGTATGTTACAGCTTCAAAAGAGGACGCAAGTGCACCTGTAGGTCTGTCAATGATTACCCAATTAAGAGAGCGGGTTAAAGACTTTCCGATTGTAGCAATAGGAGGTATTAATGAATCTAATGTTGCTACTATAGCTAAAGCAAATACAGATGGAGTTGCAATCATTTCAGCAATTACACGAAGTAGTAATATTGACAAGACTGTTAAGCTTTTTCTTAGTTATTTTAATTAA
- the thiD gene encoding bifunctional hydroxymethylpyrimidine kinase/phosphomethylpyrimidine kinase, whose protein sequence is MNKPKIALTIAGTDPTGGAGVTADLKSFHSCGVYGMATITSIVAQNTLGVQHIHNLETSWVKEQLDSIFSDELPQAIKTGMIATKETMELIRDYLSTHADIPYVLDPVMLAKSGDSLMDDDTKDHLQSTLLPLADVVTPNIPEAEEITGLTINDEDSMRQVGSIFINEIGSKGVVIKGGHSADLNKAKDFLFTADDVFIFENKRFDTRHTHGTGCTFSAVIAAELAKGRSIYQAVKKAKEFISLSIEYTPEIGNGRGPVNHFAYMKKEGLDDE, encoded by the coding sequence ATGAATAAACCTAAAATTGCTTTAACTATAGCAGGTACTGATCCAACTGGTGGAGCTGGTGTAACGGCAGATTTAAAATCATTTCACTCTTGTGGAGTATATGGAATGGCAACGATAACGAGTATTGTAGCTCAAAATACGTTAGGTGTACAACATATTCATAATTTAGAGACATCTTGGGTTAAAGAACAGCTGGATAGTATATTTAGTGATGAATTGCCACAAGCAATTAAAACAGGAATGATTGCTACAAAAGAAACGATGGAACTTATCCGAGATTACTTATCCACTCATGCAGATATTCCATATGTGTTAGATCCCGTGATGCTAGCTAAAAGTGGAGATTCACTTATGGATGATGACACTAAAGATCATTTACAATCTACATTATTACCATTAGCAGATGTTGTTACACCAAATATTCCTGAAGCTGAAGAAATAACTGGTTTAACGATTAATGATGAAGACAGTATGCGTCAGGTTGGTTCTATTTTTATAAATGAAATCGGCAGCAAAGGTGTTGTGATCAAAGGTGGACATTCAGCTGATTTAAATAAAGCAAAAGATTTCTTATTTACTGCAGATGATGTTTTTATATTTGAAAATAAACGCTTTGATACAAGACATACACATGGTACTGGTTGTACATTTTCTGCAGTTATAGCGGCAGAGCTTGCTAAAGGACGTTCAATATACCAAGCGGTTAAAAAAGCCAAAGAATTCATTTCACTTAGTATCGAATATACACCAGAAATTGGTAATGGTAGAGGTCCAGTAAATCATTTTGCATATATGAAAAAGGAAGGGTTAGATGATGAATAA
- the yidC gene encoding membrane protein insertase YidC, whose translation MKKKALLPLFLGIMVFLAGCDYSKPEKQDGFFFNTFVQPMKHLLQWLGNDVFHKDYGLAIIVLVIVIRLILLPFMLSNYKNSHMMREKMKVAKPEVDGIQEKVKRARTQEEKMAANQELMEVYKKYDMNPMKSMLGCLPILIQMPIIMGLYFVLKDKLVHGLSAHPHFLWFNLTKPDIWITIIAGVLYFIQAFVSSKTMPQEQRQMGYMMMVVSPIMIIWISLQASSALGLYWSVSALFLVIQTHFANMYYSKLAEKEVQPFIEKYEREHNSSSKKKGKNTQVVSKKNKK comes from the coding sequence ATGAAGAAAAAAGCGTTACTACCTTTGTTTTTGGGGATAATGGTTTTTCTAGCAGGGTGTGACTACTCTAAACCTGAAAAGCAGGACGGATTCTTCTTTAATACATTCGTTCAGCCAATGAAACATCTCTTACAATGGTTAGGAAATGATGTCTTTCATAAAGACTATGGACTAGCAATTATTGTCTTAGTTATAGTTATTCGTTTAATTTTATTACCATTTATGTTATCTAACTATAAAAATAGTCATATGATGCGAGAAAAAATGAAAGTCGCTAAACCAGAAGTAGATGGTATTCAAGAAAAAGTTAAACGTGCGCGTACACAAGAAGAAAAAATGGCAGCAAACCAAGAGTTAATGGAAGTTTATAAAAAATATGATATGAATCCTATGAAGAGTATGTTAGGATGTTTACCAATACTTATCCAAATGCCAATCATCATGGGACTTTACTTCGTATTAAAGGATAAACTTGTTCACGGACTTTCTGCACATCCTCACTTTTTATGGTTTAATTTAACTAAACCAGACATTTGGATTACTATTATTGCAGGTGTTCTTTACTTTATTCAAGCTTTTGTATCTAGTAAAACAATGCCTCAAGAACAGCGCCAAATGGGTTATATGATGATGGTTGTCTCACCAATTATGATTATTTGGATTTCATTACAAGCGTCATCAGCACTAGGTTTATATTGGTCTGTCAGTGCTTTATTCTTAGTAATTCAAACGCATTTTGCAAATATGTATTACTCTAAACTTGCTGAAAAAGAAGTTCAACCTTTTATTGAAAAATATGAAAGAGAACATAACTCATCTTCAAAGAAAAAAGGTAAAAATACTCAAGTAGTATCAAAAAAGAATAAAAAATAG
- the tenA gene encoding thiaminase II, whose product MTFSKELRDAAQPIIEDIYNDGFIQDLLVGKLSKQAVRQYLRADASYLKEFTNLYALLIPKVHTMKDVKFLVEQIEFMLEGEVEAHEFLADYIKESYNEIVKKKVWPPSGDHYIKHMYYNAFVHENAAYTIAAMASCPYVYAVIGKRAIKDSRLNKESVTSNWFKFYSTEMDELVEVFNQLMDRLTVNCTEKQKAEIKENFLQSTIHERHFFNMAYIDEKWQYEGDKNE is encoded by the coding sequence ATGACATTTTCAAAAGAATTAAGGGATGCAGCACAACCAATTATTGAAGATATTTATAATGATGGATTTATCCAGGATTTGTTAGTTGGGAAGCTATCTAAGCAGGCTGTTAGACAATACCTAAGAGCAGATGCGTCTTATTTAAAAGAGTTTACAAACTTATATGCATTACTTATACCTAAAGTTCATACTATGAAAGATGTAAAATTCTTAGTTGAACAAATTGAATTTATGTTAGAAGGTGAAGTTGAAGCGCATGAATTTTTAGCTGATTACATTAAAGAGTCATATAATGAAATTGTTAAGAAAAAAGTTTGGCCACCAAGTGGAGATCATTATATTAAACATATGTATTATAATGCCTTTGTTCATGAAAATGCTGCATATACTATTGCAGCAATGGCTTCATGTCCATATGTTTATGCGGTAATTGGTAAACGTGCGATTAAGGACTCTAGACTTAATAAAGAATCGGTGACTTCAAACTGGTTTAAATTTTACAGCACTGAGATGGATGAGTTAGTAGAGGTTTTCAATCAGTTAATGGACAGATTAACTGTAAATTGTACTGAAAAACAAAAAGCTGAAATTAAAGAAAACTTTTTACAAAGTACAATTCATGAACGTCATTTCTTTAATATGGCTTATATAGATGAAAAGTGGCAATATGAAGGCGATAAAAATGAATAA